Proteins encoded by one window of Nitrincola iocasae:
- a CDS encoding amidohydrolase: MSSLHSSLRATLVQCDLRWENPVENCDRIDAMLGDTGSDVTDLIVLPEMFATGFTMNSREMAQPFDESDVVKWMSAQAIQRGCVITGSVAVKQNEEYYNRMIWATPDGELKFYDKRHLFRMAGEHQRYAMGQDRVVVELNGFRILLSVCYDLRFPVWLRQQSSSEQPFEYDLLVCVANWPAPRAHPWRILLQARAVENLCYVIGVNRVGDDAKGNHYSGDSMLVDFKGEPKCDYPKGEAFIETCQLHKAALNSFRDSFPAWQDADRHQVF; this comes from the coding sequence ATGTCATCCCTGCACTCATCCTTACGAGCGACATTAGTGCAATGTGATCTGCGCTGGGAGAATCCAGTAGAAAATTGTGACCGTATTGATGCGATGCTAGGTGATACAGGATCAGATGTTACCGATTTGATCGTTTTACCAGAAATGTTTGCCACCGGTTTTACTATGAACTCTCGTGAAATGGCACAGCCCTTCGACGAAAGTGATGTGGTTAAATGGATGAGTGCTCAGGCGATTCAGCGGGGCTGTGTCATTACCGGTAGCGTAGCGGTAAAACAAAACGAAGAATATTATAACCGCATGATCTGGGCAACACCGGACGGCGAACTGAAATTTTATGACAAGCGTCACTTGTTTCGTATGGCGGGTGAGCACCAACGCTATGCCATGGGGCAGGACAGAGTCGTAGTTGAGTTAAACGGTTTTCGCATCTTGCTTAGTGTCTGCTATGACTTGCGCTTTCCCGTCTGGTTGCGACAGCAATCATCCTCCGAACAGCCATTTGAATACGATTTGTTAGTTTGTGTGGCTAACTGGCCGGCACCACGTGCGCACCCCTGGCGTATATTGCTTCAGGCACGTGCAGTAGAAAATTTATGCTATGTCATCGGTGTTAATCGAGTGGGGGACGACGCTAAAGGTAATCACTATAGCGGTGACTCAATGCTGGTTGATTTTAAAGGAGAGCCTAAGTGTGATTATCCCAAAGGCGAGGCTTTTATTGAAACCTGTCAGTTACATAAAGCGGCACTGAATAGTTTTAGAGATAGCTTCCCAGCCTGGCAGGATGCTGACAGGCATCAGGTGTTCTGA
- a CDS encoding HDOD domain-containing protein: protein MKYQETLNTIYARLDRLGDLPVFSATVNHIRQISSAGDTDAMALAIAVMKDANLTTKLLRLANSNHYNRGSGKITAISRAVVLIGFERIRNLCMTLKLIESFGEKEPNSRVEDLLVTAVLNASTARDLALSAGIDDVEETYICGLLFSLGEIVVAFTLPDVYLSMLEQRKQRRLSWVNIQQQTLGGEFLTLGRDLIQSWGFSKRVVSSLRTGEPQPGVSEQERLNQQIVSGCHQLFEQVYQRSPQLEGDEYTEQLKLMSELTRQPAEKLEETLHHSVRQLCDHIDQYGLSHRALIPPVSASGNESLDELSRKVSFYVHARQEQQSTRKNQDDAYSAEQQKRLAEYNQLQLKYLEKMNELMTGQAPTTQVLLTCVEGIEASCSLERVVFCLSVNAGQQLVAKLLEGEQLDPVMSYFQLNRADKSSRLFFHIMDRGVALLVPDARDPGWQNRLPDDYLQSIRPGGLIVSPLTVSGKTLGLLYADKTETAGPVEDRDFRVFNQFLVQCRIALEMGKHFSTDLTKKV, encoded by the coding sequence TTGAAGTATCAGGAAACCTTAAATACTATCTACGCTCGCCTTGATCGATTGGGTGACCTGCCAGTATTTAGCGCAACGGTTAATCATATTCGTCAGATCAGCAGCGCTGGCGATACCGATGCCATGGCGCTGGCCATCGCGGTGATGAAAGATGCTAATTTGACTACCAAGTTGCTGCGTCTGGCTAATTCCAATCATTATAACCGTGGCAGTGGCAAAATTACGGCTATCTCACGTGCTGTGGTGCTGATAGGTTTTGAACGTATACGTAACCTCTGCATGACATTAAAGCTGATTGAAAGTTTCGGTGAAAAAGAACCGAACAGCCGAGTGGAAGACCTGCTGGTTACCGCTGTGTTAAATGCATCCACCGCACGTGATCTGGCACTCAGTGCCGGTATCGATGATGTTGAGGAAACCTATATTTGTGGTTTGCTGTTCAGTCTGGGTGAGATTGTTGTCGCTTTTACGCTGCCTGATGTATACCTCTCGATGCTGGAACAGCGTAAACAACGCCGTTTGAGCTGGGTAAATATTCAACAGCAAACTCTGGGTGGTGAATTTTTAACGCTTGGGCGGGATTTGATTCAGAGCTGGGGGTTTTCCAAACGTGTGGTCAGTAGTTTGCGTACGGGTGAACCACAACCGGGAGTATCTGAACAGGAACGCCTCAATCAGCAAATTGTTTCCGGCTGTCATCAGTTATTTGAACAGGTTTACCAGCGTTCCCCGCAACTGGAAGGGGATGAATATACTGAGCAGTTGAAGCTGATGTCAGAACTGACACGCCAACCTGCCGAAAAGCTTGAAGAAACACTGCACCATTCAGTGCGGCAGTTGTGCGATCATATTGATCAGTATGGATTGTCGCACCGTGCGTTAATTCCGCCGGTTTCCGCCAGTGGTAATGAATCACTTGATGAGCTCAGCCGTAAGGTATCATTTTACGTGCATGCACGGCAGGAGCAGCAAAGCACCAGAAAAAATCAGGATGATGCCTATTCTGCTGAGCAACAGAAGCGTCTGGCAGAATACAATCAGCTGCAGTTGAAATACCTGGAAAAAATGAATGAGCTGATGACAGGGCAGGCACCCACAACCCAGGTATTGCTGACCTGCGTTGAAGGCATCGAAGCCAGTTGTTCGTTGGAACGAGTAGTATTTTGTCTCAGTGTAAATGCTGGCCAGCAATTGGTTGCTAAACTCCTTGAAGGTGAGCAATTGGACCCGGTGATGAGTTACTTCCAGCTAAACAGGGCCGACAAAAGCAGTCGCTTGTTCTTTCATATTATGGATCGCGGGGTTGCGTTGCTGGTGCCTGATGCCCGTGATCCCGGCTGGCAGAATCGCTTGCCAGATGATTATCTGCAAAGTATTAGGCCTGGAGGGTTGATTGTGTCACCCTTGACCGTATCTGGTAAAACTCTGGGCTTACTCTATGCCGATAAAACTGAAACGGCTGGTCCGGTTGAAGATCGTGATTTCAGAGTGTTTAACCAATTTTTGGTACAATGCCGGATTGCGCTGGAAATGGGTAAGCATTTCAGCACCGATCTGACCAAAAAAGTCTAG
- the cydC gene encoding heme ABC transporter ATP-binding protein/permease CydC: MTVLMPFIRLMKPHLWWVLFGSFLGLVTLLSSIGLLTLSGWFISATALAGVSVVSAQAFNYMTPGGGVRGFAIARTAGRYFERVTTHEATFRLLAQLRSWFYAHLEPLNPARLRHYRTADLLNRLITDINSLDNLYLRVLSPSLVALVTGILVSLFLGWVAPSLGTLLFVALLVSGLLIPMLGHKLGAVTGREMVGYASSLRLRTLSYVQGMAELHVYSALNQQQQELQQSQQTLLQAQLRMSLVSGVTAALMTLAAGLTTLLALMIGVNLVTTEQLSPAWLALVVFCVLASFEAVASLPLAYQYLGKTRAAAENLQEITSQRSDMLFPKESVLVTSPGEIQLDQVDFAYDATLVLQGVSIQVNPGEKVALVGHTGSGKSSIINLLSRFWQYQQGRVLVGGVAVESYPEQQLRDQMAVLSQPVQLFAGSIRSNLQLADPEATDEQMLELLEQLGMTEMLGDDGLNREVGEGGNRLSGGQRKRLGIARAMLKAAPILILDEPTEGLDIHTATQVMNAVFSYRPGQTLLIITHHLQGLDRYDQVIRLNQGRRLD; encoded by the coding sequence ATGACAGTATTAATGCCTTTTATCCGCTTGATGAAACCGCATCTGTGGTGGGTGCTGTTTGGAAGCTTTTTGGGTTTGGTCACGCTGCTGTCAAGTATCGGATTATTGACCCTTTCCGGCTGGTTTATTTCGGCAACTGCTTTAGCTGGGGTTTCAGTGGTATCAGCGCAGGCATTTAACTACATGACCCCGGGTGGGGGGGTCAGAGGTTTTGCTATAGCCAGAACAGCAGGACGGTACTTTGAGCGGGTTACTACACATGAAGCGACCTTTAGATTGCTGGCACAGCTGCGCAGTTGGTTTTACGCCCACCTGGAACCACTGAATCCAGCACGTCTGAGACACTATCGTACAGCTGATCTACTGAATCGTTTGATTACGGATATTAACTCACTGGATAACCTGTATTTACGGGTACTTTCTCCCAGTCTGGTAGCGTTGGTCACGGGTATACTGGTGTCTTTGTTCCTTGGGTGGGTCGCACCTTCGCTGGGGACCTTGTTGTTTGTTGCCCTACTGGTGTCGGGTCTGTTGATTCCCATGTTAGGGCATAAGCTCGGTGCTGTGACTGGACGAGAAATGGTTGGCTATGCCTCTTCGCTGCGTCTGAGAACTTTGTCCTATGTGCAGGGAATGGCAGAACTGCATGTGTATTCAGCCCTGAATCAACAGCAACAGGAATTACAGCAGTCTCAACAGACTTTATTGCAAGCACAGCTGCGAATGAGTCTGGTCAGTGGTGTGACGGCGGCACTGATGACGCTGGCCGCTGGACTGACCACACTGTTGGCATTGATGATTGGGGTCAATCTGGTAACCACAGAGCAGCTGTCACCGGCCTGGCTGGCCCTGGTGGTGTTTTGTGTGCTGGCAAGCTTTGAAGCTGTAGCATCACTGCCGCTGGCTTATCAGTACCTGGGTAAAACGCGCGCTGCTGCCGAGAATCTGCAGGAAATCACCTCTCAACGTTCCGATATGTTGTTTCCCAAAGAGTCCGTGCTGGTCACTAGCCCGGGTGAGATTCAGCTTGATCAGGTAGATTTTGCCTATGACGCCACCCTGGTACTTCAGGGGGTGTCTATACAGGTGAACCCTGGCGAAAAGGTTGCACTGGTGGGTCATACGGGCAGTGGCAAGAGCTCAATCATCAATTTGTTATCACGCTTTTGGCAATACCAGCAAGGGCGTGTGTTAGTGGGCGGTGTGGCTGTTGAGTCCTACCCTGAACAGCAATTGCGTGATCAGATGGCGGTTTTATCTCAACCGGTACAGTTGTTTGCCGGTAGCATCCGTTCTAATCTGCAATTGGCTGATCCTGAAGCCACTGATGAGCAGATGTTGGAGTTACTGGAGCAACTGGGTATGACCGAGATGCTCGGTGACGACGGACTGAATCGTGAAGTGGGTGAGGGTGGCAATCGCTTGTCAGGTGGGCAGCGTAAGCGTCTGGGTATTGCCCGCGCTATGTTAAAGGCTGCTCCGATACTGATTCTGGATGAACCCACGGAGGGCTTGGATATTCACACTGCTACACAGGTTATGAATGCAGTATTCAGTTACCGACCAGGGCAAACTTTGTTGATTATCACACATCATTTACAAGGCCTGGATCGCTATGATCAGGTCATCAGATTGAATCAGGGTCGACGTTTGGATTAG
- the cydD gene encoding thiol reductant ABC exporter subunit CydD, translating into MQATTRESTGDTSRWLKGLLGNEKRWVRLSIAAGIFAGLMLVLQAHLLARAVNETLFQGAQLSELKGLLVMLLLALLFRGASGVLREWSGQRASVGVRSRLRAELLARLAQLGPAYSKSQRSGELSSLLMEQVEALDGFIARYLPQMALAGIIPLVILAFVLPINWAAVLIFLATAPLIPLFMAMVGTRAAEANRRNFRALAQLSGYFLDVVQGLGTLKLFSRSQEQQQIIADNADEFRIRTMQVLRLAFLSSAVLEFFASISIAILAVYLGFSFLGLLDFGSWGGEITLYHALFLLILAPEFYLPLRELGTHYHSKQEAIAAAERIIDLLDEQEYLESGGQQVLPESQPDLKLHQISFSYPEQPQPVLHNFCLQVAPGECVALVGPSGAGKSTVLNLLAGFDCPQQGEIRISTIPLAQLSRSVWMEKVAFVSQHTTLFPGSIRDNLLMANPQATDDQIRAACDQAAASEFIDCLAEGLDTRVGEAGANFSGGQIQRLSLARAFLKNAPVLLLDEPTASLDLASEELVLQALARLCRGRTTLLLTHRPATMRLADRLCVLQQGECVEADAALRKQLQEMVS; encoded by the coding sequence ATGCAAGCAACAACACGCGAGTCAACAGGAGACACATCCCGCTGGTTGAAAGGACTGTTGGGAAATGAGAAACGCTGGGTTCGGCTCAGCATTGCCGCCGGTATTTTTGCAGGCTTAATGCTGGTACTGCAGGCGCATTTGTTAGCGCGTGCCGTGAATGAGACCCTGTTTCAGGGCGCTCAGCTCAGTGAACTGAAAGGCCTTTTAGTTATGCTGTTGTTAGCGTTATTGTTCCGTGGCGCCTCGGGTGTGCTCAGAGAGTGGAGCGGTCAGCGTGCCTCTGTTGGTGTGCGCTCCAGGTTGCGCGCTGAACTACTGGCCCGGTTGGCGCAACTGGGGCCAGCTTATAGCAAGAGCCAGCGCAGTGGTGAACTCAGCAGTTTATTAATGGAGCAGGTTGAAGCATTGGATGGCTTTATTGCCCGCTACCTGCCGCAAATGGCACTGGCAGGCATCATTCCACTGGTTATTTTGGCCTTTGTGTTACCGATTAACTGGGCAGCTGTACTGATTTTTCTGGCAACCGCACCCCTGATCCCCTTGTTTATGGCAATGGTTGGCACGCGTGCAGCGGAAGCTAACCGTCGTAACTTTCGCGCGTTGGCGCAACTGAGTGGCTATTTTCTGGATGTAGTGCAGGGTCTAGGCACACTTAAGCTGTTCTCTCGTAGCCAGGAACAGCAGCAGATTATCGCTGATAATGCTGATGAGTTTCGTATCCGCACCATGCAGGTATTACGGCTGGCCTTTTTGTCTTCAGCAGTTCTGGAATTTTTTGCTTCTATATCCATCGCCATTCTGGCTGTTTATCTGGGTTTCAGTTTTTTAGGTTTGCTGGATTTTGGCAGTTGGGGTGGTGAAATTACACTCTATCATGCGCTGTTTCTGTTGATTCTGGCTCCCGAGTTTTATTTGCCCTTGCGGGAGCTGGGCACACACTACCATTCCAAGCAGGAAGCTATAGCGGCAGCTGAGCGCATCATAGATCTTCTTGATGAACAGGAGTATCTGGAATCGGGTGGTCAACAAGTGTTACCCGAATCCCAGCCAGATCTTAAACTGCATCAGATCAGTTTCAGTTATCCGGAACAACCCCAGCCAGTATTACACAACTTTTGTTTACAGGTAGCACCTGGGGAATGTGTTGCGCTTGTAGGTCCTAGCGGAGCAGGAAAATCCACTGTTCTGAATTTGCTGGCAGGCTTTGATTGTCCTCAGCAGGGTGAAATACGGATAAGCACCATTCCCTTGGCTCAGTTATCGCGTTCAGTCTGGATGGAGAAGGTCGCGTTTGTCAGTCAGCACACGACGTTATTTCCTGGCAGTATTCGTGACAATTTATTGATGGCTAATCCGCAAGCGACCGATGATCAAATCAGAGCCGCCTGCGATCAGGCGGCGGCCAGTGAGTTTATTGATTGCCTTGCAGAAGGTCTGGATACACGGGTAGGGGAAGCGGGTGCCAATTTCTCTGGTGGTCAGATTCAGCGCTTATCTTTAGCGCGCGCTTTTTTAAAGAATGCTCCGGTTTTGCTGTTAGATGAGCCGACGGCGAGCCTGGATCTTGCCAGTGAAGAGCTGGTGTTGCAGGCGTTGGCTCGCCTTTGTCGTGGACGTACCACCTTATTGCTGACACACCGTCCTGCGACGATGCGGTTAGCCGATCGCTTGTGTGTGTTACAGCAAGGTGAGTGTGTTGAAGCTGATGCAGCTTTGAGAAAACAGTTACAAGAGATGGTTAGCTAA
- the nagZ gene encoding beta-N-acetylhexosaminidase, with protein sequence MATGALMLDLVGTSLTAEEAITLQQPEVGGLILFSRNYTDPAQLEQLMQAIRSIRPDLIVAVDQEGGRVQRFRDGFTRLPAMAVLGRMYQRDPVEACVSAHELGWLMAAELRAFDIDISFAPVLDIDWQQSSIIGDRAFASTPETLAKLALAFMQGMHEAGMAATGKHFPGHGWVQADSHLELPVDERDEAHLEQSDIQPFKYLITHGLDAIMPAHVVYSQVDVEPAGFSSYWLKEKLRKQLGFSGVIFSDDLTMEGASIAGSYAQRCQKALDAGCDMVLVCNQPRQALEVLDYLSTRPMVNNPRIATMRGKSSDSLQNTQRLEQARGLAGRCVALIR encoded by the coding sequence ATGGCAACAGGCGCTTTGATGCTGGACCTGGTTGGCACATCGCTGACCGCCGAAGAAGCGATCACCCTGCAACAACCGGAAGTCGGCGGGCTGATTTTATTCAGTCGTAACTACACTGATCCGGCTCAGCTTGAGCAACTGATGCAAGCGATTCGGTCGATACGACCCGATTTAATTGTCGCTGTTGATCAGGAAGGTGGGCGGGTACAGCGTTTTCGTGACGGTTTTACCAGACTACCGGCGATGGCTGTTCTGGGGCGCATGTATCAACGGGATCCAGTCGAGGCTTGTGTTTCAGCGCATGAGCTGGGTTGGCTGATGGCAGCCGAGTTGCGGGCCTTTGATATCGATATCAGTTTTGCCCCAGTGTTGGATATCGACTGGCAGCAAAGCTCCATTATCGGCGATCGAGCCTTCGCATCTACCCCTGAAACCCTGGCCAAGTTGGCGCTGGCCTTTATGCAGGGTATGCATGAAGCCGGTATGGCGGCAACCGGTAAACACTTTCCCGGACATGGCTGGGTACAAGCGGATTCGCATCTGGAGTTGCCTGTTGATGAGCGTGACGAAGCCCATCTTGAACAGTCCGATATCCAACCATTTAAGTATTTGATCACACATGGCCTGGATGCAATTATGCCTGCCCATGTGGTGTATAGTCAGGTTGATGTGGAACCTGCGGGCTTTTCGTCTTATTGGCTAAAAGAAAAACTTCGCAAACAACTGGGCTTTTCCGGGGTCATATTCAGTGATGACCTGACTATGGAAGGTGCTAGTATTGCTGGAAGTTATGCGCAACGCTGCCAAAAAGCTTTGGATGCTGGCTGTGATATGGTGCTGGTCTGCAATCAGCCGCGGCAGGCGCTTGAGGTATTGGACTATTTAAGCACTAGGCCGATGGTAAACAATCCACGCATTGCCACGATGCGTGGGAAATCCAGTGACTCACTGCAGAACACCCAGCGACTTGAACAGGCCCGTGGATTGGCGGGCCGTTGTGTGGCGCTGATCCGATAG
- a CDS encoding L,D-transpeptidase → MTAETLHISVAEQRLLLFVQGELIRSYAVSTALKGVGNTENSGCTPVGLHYVRAKIGAGLPANAVFVGRRFTGEYYTPALAARYPQRDWILTRILWLCGLERGINRLGRVDSMRRFIYIHGTPDTEPMGLPMSHGCVRMRNTDIIELFELIPAGCRVSITAE, encoded by the coding sequence ATGACCGCTGAAACCCTTCACATCTCGGTTGCCGAACAGCGACTTTTGTTGTTTGTTCAAGGCGAACTGATTCGTAGTTATGCCGTTTCCACGGCGCTAAAGGGTGTTGGAAATACTGAAAATAGTGGTTGTACGCCCGTCGGTCTGCATTATGTTCGTGCTAAAATTGGTGCAGGCTTACCCGCAAATGCGGTGTTTGTCGGTCGTCGATTTACCGGTGAGTATTACACACCGGCCTTAGCCGCACGTTATCCCCAGCGAGACTGGATTTTGACCCGTATTCTCTGGTTGTGCGGCCTGGAACGCGGTATTAACCGGCTAGGCCGGGTCGATAGCATGCGTCGTTTCATCTATATTCACGGCACCCCAGACACTGAACCTATGGGGTTACCTATGTCACATGGCTGTGTACGCATGCGCAATACCGATATAATTGAACTTTTTGAACTGATCCCGGCGGGCTGTCGGGTCAGCATTACAGCTGAGTGA
- a CDS encoding TetR/AcrR family transcriptional regulator: MKRRVKTATRIILAAESLFAEQGFTETTMRQITSAADVNLAAVNYHFRSKQGLVNAVCERLMEPLCDDIEAALEDRLLDPSPVRIEELLEILMRALLNVSQINTFSLSVFMRLLELAYMKNQEELREFFISEYWHRLEKFMDCLRKDAAPMEDNEFFWRLHFLLGSIVFTLSNYHMLLTLEKSSFKDSAEIERILHRMIPVLAAGMQARGEKTYFCRI; this comes from the coding sequence ATGAAACGTCGAGTGAAAACCGCTACAAGGATTATTCTGGCAGCAGAATCCTTGTTTGCAGAGCAGGGTTTCACTGAAACCACCATGCGACAAATAACCTCAGCCGCTGATGTAAACCTGGCTGCAGTTAATTACCACTTCCGCTCTAAGCAGGGGTTGGTTAATGCTGTCTGTGAGCGCCTGATGGAACCGCTCTGTGATGACATTGAGGCAGCGCTTGAAGATCGACTGCTTGACCCTTCACCTGTTCGCATTGAAGAACTGCTTGAAATTCTGATGCGTGCGCTGCTGAATGTAAGCCAGATAAATACTTTTTCGCTGTCAGTTTTTATGCGTCTGTTAGAGCTGGCGTATATGAAAAATCAGGAAGAGCTGCGTGAATTCTTCATTTCTGAGTATTGGCATCGACTGGAAAAGTTCATGGATTGTCTGCGTAAAGATGCGGCACCCATGGAAGATAATGAGTTTTTCTGGCGTTTGCATTTCTTGCTCGGTTCGATAGTGTTTACGTTGTCTAACTACCATATGCTGCTGACGCTGGAAAAAAGCAGTTTCAAAGACAGTGCCGAAATAGAGCGAATTTTACATCGTATGATTCCGGTACTGGCTGCAGGCATGCAAGCACGTGGTGAAAAAACCTATTTCTGCCGTATCTGA
- the sohB gene encoding protease SohB: MVIDFLTQYGLFLAKTLTLVLAILLVIIVAASLVSRRRHQQSEGHVEVKNLNDKYKEMYEALEEAVLDDELLRQRIKQERKQEKADAKARRKAAKKGELEETDKKRIYVLDFDGDISASATEHLREEITAILAIARPEKDEVVLNLESPGGMVHAYGFAASQLERLRRKQINLTICVDKVAASGGYMMACIGNKILAAPFAVVGSIGVVAQLPNFHRLLKKNDIDYEILTAGEYKRTLTVFGQNTDKGREKFVEELEETHQLFKTFVSEYRPQLDIAKVATGEIWYGRQALAEKLVDQLATSDEYLTQAAEESDLYKVSYEHKKGLQDRLGELAADSSDRLLLRWWQRISQRPLM, encoded by the coding sequence ATGGTGATCGATTTTCTGACACAATATGGCCTGTTTCTGGCCAAAACACTGACATTGGTATTAGCAATTTTGCTGGTCATAATTGTTGCGGCGAGTCTGGTCAGTCGCCGTCGTCATCAGCAGTCTGAAGGGCATGTTGAAGTAAAAAATCTTAATGACAAGTACAAGGAGATGTACGAAGCGCTGGAAGAAGCGGTGTTGGATGATGAGTTGCTGCGTCAGCGCATCAAGCAAGAGCGCAAACAGGAAAAAGCGGATGCCAAGGCCCGTCGCAAAGCGGCCAAAAAAGGTGAGCTGGAAGAAACTGATAAAAAACGCATTTATGTGCTGGATTTTGATGGCGATATCAGCGCTTCGGCCACTGAGCATCTGCGCGAAGAGATCACCGCTATCCTTGCCATTGCTCGCCCGGAGAAGGATGAGGTCGTGCTGAACCTGGAAAGCCCTGGTGGCATGGTACATGCCTATGGCTTTGCCGCCTCGCAACTGGAGCGCTTACGGCGTAAACAGATTAATCTGACTATTTGTGTCGACAAGGTCGCTGCCAGCGGTGGTTATATGATGGCGTGTATCGGCAACAAAATCCTGGCCGCACCCTTTGCCGTTGTGGGATCGATTGGTGTGGTTGCGCAATTACCCAACTTTCATCGCTTACTCAAGAAAAACGATATCGACTACGAAATACTGACGGCGGGTGAGTATAAGCGCACCTTAACTGTATTTGGCCAGAATACCGATAAGGGGCGGGAAAAGTTTGTTGAAGAACTGGAAGAAACTCATCAATTATTCAAAACTTTTGTAAGCGAGTATCGTCCTCAGTTGGATATTGCCAAAGTGGCAACCGGTGAAATTTGGTATGGTCGCCAGGCCCTTGCGGAGAAGTTGGTGGACCAATTGGCCACCAGTGATGAATATCTGACGCAAGCGGCTGAAGAATCTGACCTGTATAAAGTCAGTTATGAGCATAAAAAGGGCTTGCAGGACAGGTTGGGTGAGTTGGCGGCGGATTCTTCTGACCGTTTGTTGTTGCGTTGGTGGCAGCGAATCAGTCAGCGGCCCTTAATGTAA